A single Eubalaena glacialis isolate mEubGla1 chromosome 18, mEubGla1.1.hap2.+ XY, whole genome shotgun sequence DNA region contains:
- the LOC133078119 gene encoding V-type proton ATPase subunit E 1: MALSDADVQKQIKHMMAFIEQEANEKAEEIDAKAEEEFNIEKGRLVQTQRLKIMEYYEKKEKQIEQQKKIQMSNLMNQARLKVLRARDDLITDLLNEAKQRLSKVVKDTTRYQVLLDGLVLQGLYQLLEPRMIVRCRKQDFPLVKAAVQKAIPVYKIATKRDVDVQIDQEAYLPEEIAGGVEIYSGDRKIKVSNTLESRLDLIAQQMMPEVRGALFGANANRKFLD, translated from the coding sequence ATGGCCCTCAGCGATGCCGACGTGCAGAAGCAGATTAAGCACATGATGGCTTTTATTGAACAAGAAGCCAAtgagaaagcagaagaaatagaTGCAAAGGCAGAAGAAGAGTTCAACATTGAGAAAGGTCGTCTTGTGCAGACCCAAAGGCTGAAGATTATGGAATACTacgagaagaaagaaaagcagattgAACAGCAGAAGAAAATTCAGATGTCTAATTTGATGAATCAAGCGAGGCTCAAAGTCCTCAGAGCGAGAGATGACCTTATCACCGACCTACTAAATGAAGCCAAACAGAGGCTCAGCAAAGTGGTAAAAGATACGACCAGGTACCAAGTGCTGCTGGATGGACTGGTCCTCCAGGGTTTGTACCAGTTGTTGGAGCCCCGAATGATCGTTCGTTGCAGGAAACAGGATTTCCCTCTGGTGAAGGCTGCGGTGCAAAAAGCAATCCCCGTGTACAAAATCGCCACCAAAAGAGACGTTGATGTCCAGATTGATCAGGAGGCCTACCTGCCTGAGGAAATAGCCGGCGGGGTTGAGATCTACAGCGGGGATCGCAAAATCAAGGTTTCCAATACCCTCGAAAGCCGGCTGGACCTCATAGCCCAGCAGATGATGCCCGAAGTGCGGGGAGCCTTGTTTGGGGCAAATGCCAACAGGAAGTTTTTGGACTAA